A stretch of Eleutherodactylus coqui strain aEleCoq1 chromosome 2, aEleCoq1.hap1, whole genome shotgun sequence DNA encodes these proteins:
- the LOC136611660 gene encoding deoxyguanosine kinase, mitochondrial-like isoform X2, which yields MLCHKTVRLLDPRTPLYKSWRPTFRLLLCREGREHMAGVSHRSSSAHTGAKSDKTVKKLSVEGNIAAGKSTFLRLLCSAQQEWSLVAEPLGKWQHVRSASHRDVDNLLQHLYADPSRWSYTFQTLSCMSRFKAQIEAPPERLLQQADPVQIYERSVYSDRFVFAKALSELGHLNEMEWSLYQDWHSFLIEEFGKRAALDGIIYLRATPGRCFERLQKRARKEEKTVTQDYLVKLHDQHERWLIEKTTDVHFQHIRDTPILVLDVDEEFEDDPLVSEQLSNKVKEFVGSL from the coding sequence ATGCTTTGTCATAAAACCGTAAGACTTTTAGATCCAAGAACACCTCTTTATAAGTCATGGAGGCCGACCTTCAGACTCTTGCTTTGTAGAGAAGGTCGCGAGCACATGGCTGGTGTGTCGCACCGATCCTCGTCTGCACATACTGGCGCTAAGTCTGACAAGACTGTCAAGAAGTTATCTGTGGAAGGCAATATAGCGGCAGGTAAATCTACCTTCCTGAGACTCCTGTGTAGCGCGCAGCAAGAATGGAGTCTGGTGGCCGAGCCTCTCGGGAAGTGGCAGCATGTCCGTTCTGCTTCTCATCGGGACGTGGACAATTTGCTGCAGCACCTGTATGCCGATCCTTCCCGCTGGTCCTACACCTTTCAGACTTTGTCTTGTATGAGCCGTTTCAAAGCTCAGATTGAGGCGCCTCCAGAGCGTTTGCTGCAGCAGGCAGACCCTGTACAGATCTACGAGAGGTCGGTCTACAGTGACAGGTTTGTGTTTGCGAAGGCTCTTTCTGAACTCGGCCATTTAAATGAAATGGAGTGGTCTTTGTACCAAGATTGGCACTCCTTTTTAATAGAAGAGTTTGGCAAGAGAGCTGCTCTGGATGGGATTATCTATCTCCGAGCAACCCCAGGAAGGTGCTTCGAGAGGCTTCAGAAGAGGGCGCGGAAGGAGGAAAAGACCGTTACTCAAGATTACCTGGTGAAGCTACATGATCAGCATGAACGCTGGCTAATAGAAAAGACAACGGACGTCCATTTTCAGCACATTAGAGACACTCCGATCCTTGTTCTAGATGTCGATGAGGAATTTGAAGATGACCCATTAGTTAGTGAGCAGCTAAGTAATAAAGTGAAGGAGTTTGTTGGCAGTTTATAA
- the LOC136611660 gene encoding deoxyguanosine kinase, mitochondrial-like isoform X1, translating into MGAACSGLHMLCHKTVRLLDPRTPLYKSWRPTFRLLLCREGREHMAGVSHRSSSAHTGAKSDKTVKKLSVEGNIAAGKSTFLRLLCSAQQEWSLVAEPLGKWQHVRSASHRDVDNLLQHLYADPSRWSYTFQTLSCMSRFKAQIEAPPERLLQQADPVQIYERSVYSDRFVFAKALSELGHLNEMEWSLYQDWHSFLIEEFGKRAALDGIIYLRATPGRCFERLQKRARKEEKTVTQDYLVKLHDQHERWLIEKTTDVHFQHIRDTPILVLDVDEEFEDDPLVSEQLSNKVKEFVGSL; encoded by the coding sequence ATGCTTTGTCATAAAACCGTAAGACTTTTAGATCCAAGAACACCTCTTTATAAGTCATGGAGGCCGACCTTCAGACTCTTGCTTTGTAGAGAAGGTCGCGAGCACATGGCTGGTGTGTCGCACCGATCCTCGTCTGCACATACTGGCGCTAAGTCTGACAAGACTGTCAAGAAGTTATCTGTGGAAGGCAATATAGCGGCAGGTAAATCTACCTTCCTGAGACTCCTGTGTAGCGCGCAGCAAGAATGGAGTCTGGTGGCCGAGCCTCTCGGGAAGTGGCAGCATGTCCGTTCTGCTTCTCATCGGGACGTGGACAATTTGCTGCAGCACCTGTATGCCGATCCTTCCCGCTGGTCCTACACCTTTCAGACTTTGTCTTGTATGAGCCGTTTCAAAGCTCAGATTGAGGCGCCTCCAGAGCGTTTGCTGCAGCAGGCAGACCCTGTACAGATCTACGAGAGGTCGGTCTACAGTGACAGGTTTGTGTTTGCGAAGGCTCTTTCTGAACTCGGCCATTTAAATGAAATGGAGTGGTCTTTGTACCAAGATTGGCACTCCTTTTTAATAGAAGAGTTTGGCAAGAGAGCTGCTCTGGATGGGATTATCTATCTCCGAGCAACCCCAGGAAGGTGCTTCGAGAGGCTTCAGAAGAGGGCGCGGAAGGAGGAAAAGACCGTTACTCAAGATTACCTGGTGAAGCTACATGATCAGCATGAACGCTGGCTAATAGAAAAGACAACGGACGTCCATTTTCAGCACATTAGAGACACTCCGATCCTTGTTCTAGATGTCGATGAGGAATTTGAAGATGACCCATTAGTTAGTGAGCAGCTAAGTAATAAAGTGAAGGAGTTTGTTGGCAGTTTATAA